The Oceanidesulfovibrio indonesiensis DNA segment CGTGCAGGAGCTCAAAGACGCCGAACGCCGCATGCTGGAGCTCGCCCAAGAAGTGAACCGCTGCCGACGCGAAGCCGTCAACCGGTCCAAAGACCGGAAGCTCCTGGAAAAACTCAAGACCAAGCAGAAGATACGCCATGACGAGGAAGAAGAACTCCGTGAGCAAAAAGAATTCGACGAGGCGGCCACGCTTCGTTACCGGCATCAAGATATCTAAGCTCTTGACGCTCATTCTCCTGACCGTCTTCATCAAGGTCATGGTCATGGCGGCGATGGTCGTGGATGCGCCGTTGCTGAACCTGGATGGTGCGGTGCGATACGCCGCGCTCATCGCGCAGGGCGAACCGGCGATGTGCGAAGAAGTGCCGCTGAATCAAGGCGTTTCCGGTCAGCAGTACGTCAAAGGCTGCATCACCCGTGATTCATTGTTTGTCAGCTATGCGTATGCTGCTTCGCCGGCCTATGCGCAGGAAGCTCCCACCACGGACAGCGCTCCCGCGCAGCCCGCCGACTCTCCGGACAGGCAGGCGCTCCGCGAACAGCAGGCCGCGTTGGAACAGAAGGAACTGGAGCTCAAGCAGCTGGAACAGGAGCTGAACGCCAAGCTCACGCGGATGCAGGAACTCGAAGCCAAGCTCACGCGCATGCTGGAGCAGGCCAACGAAGTCAGCGACCAGAAAATGCGCCACCTCATCGACGTGTACTCCAACATGAAAGCAAAGCAGGCCGCCCAGGTTCTGGAAACGCTGGACGAAGGCATAGCGGTCAAGATTTTGGCGGGTATGCGTGGTCGTCAGGCCGGTGAGATACTCACCTTTGTGGAGGCCAAGAAGGCGGCCAGGTTGTCCGAAAAGCTCACCCGGATGCAGGTGCCTTTCCAGTAGGCCGGCAAAACAGTGCAGCGACTCAGGTTAACCCTTGCCTATACGGGCAAGCGCTTTCAGGGTTGGCAAATCCAGGAACGCGTGCCCGGAGCAGGTACCGGGACCAACCCCCGCACTGTGCAGGGCGTGGTGGAGGAAGCGTTCGCCAAGATTCTGGGCGGACCGGAATTCGCGCCGCGTGTGCACGGCGCAGGCAGAACGGATTCCGGCGTTCATGCCGTGGGCCAGGTGGCGCACGTGGACGTGCCCGAGCGGGCCAGGCCCATGGATTGGCAGCTCGCCCTGAACGGCGTGCTTCCGCGTGACGTCAGTGTTGTCGATGTGGAAGTCGCGGATTCGAATTTTCATGCCCGCTTCGACGCCCAGCGAAAAATCTACACGTACACATTGTGGCATTCCCGTCGGTTCGTGCTGCCGCACCGGCGGGGCTTCGTCTGGATGGTGGACTCGCTCGATACCGACGCCATGCGCAAAGCAGCGTCCCTCTTCATCGGCGAGCACGATTTCGCGGCGTTCACCAACGCCGGCACTGTGACGAAGACCACGGTCCGCGAAGTGCTGGCCATTGAGCCCGTGGCTTGTGCACCTGCGGAACACATTCCCGGCGCGCCGCAGTGGCCTGAGGAAATATGGCGGTTTGAAGCGCAGGGGTTTCTTAAACAGATGGTTCGCAATTTGATGGGCTGCCTGGTGGCAGTGGGGCGCGGCAAGCTTGGCATGACCGATGTGAAATGCATCCTGAACGGCAAGGACCGCACCCAGGCTCCTATGACAGCACCGGCTCAAGGCCTCACGCTGCTGAAGATTTTCTATCCGGGCGATTGATTGCGCCGCAATTGCGTTTTTTGTGAACGCAACGGTCCGGGCTTGGGCGGAAGGACGCTGTCCCCTCCAACATCCTGCAAGGGCTTGAACCATGATCCCGTCCAGTGGGACTCTGAAATGATGTCCTCCATATCCGAAACATAACCGCATGCGCTAATGAAAACGCCGCGCCTTTAGTCGGAAGGCGCGGCGTTTCATATTGGAAGCGGAGGGCGGTTCCATCCTCCGCGAATCCAGCGATGTCGCTTAGACCTTGGCGGCCGTGCGCAGGTCGTCCACGGCGTCGGTCTTTTCCCAGGTGAAGTCCGGATCCTTGCGGCCGAAGTGGCCGTAGCACGCAGTCTTCTTGTAGATGGGGCGCAGCAGGTTGAGGCGCTGCGTGATGAAGTAGGGGCGCAGATCGAAAACCTGGTTCACGGCATTGGTCAGCACGTCGTCCGGAATCTCGCTGCTGCCAAGGGAGGTAACGAGCACGGAAACCGGCTCAGCCACGCCGATGACGTAGGCGATCTGGACTTCGCAGCGCGGAGCAAGACCGGCAGCCACCACGTTCTTGGCTACGTAGCGCGCCATATAGGCGGCGGAGCGGTCCACTTTGGAGGGGTCCTTGCCGGAGAAGGCGCCGCCGCCATGGTTGCCCATGCCGCCGTAAGTGTCCTGGATGATCTTGCGTCCTGTCAGTCCGCAGTCGCCCATGGGGCCGCCAATGACGAAACGTCCCGTGGTGTTTATGAAGATGCGAGTATCCTTGTCGATGTACTCGGCGGGAATGGTCTTTTTGATGACCTCTTCATGCACAGCGTCCACGAGGTCCGAGTGGGTGACATTTTCGGAATGTTGCGTGGCCACGACGACAGTATCGACCTTCTTGGGTATGCCGTCTTCATATATGAAGGAGACCTCGGTCTTGCCGTCGGGTCGCAGGAAGTCCAGAATGCCTTCCTTGCGCACGTATGTCAGCCGGCGCGAGAGCTTGTGCGCCCAGTAGATGGGAGCGGGCATGAACGTGTCGGTCTCGTTGCTGGCAAAGCCGAACATCATGCCCTGGTCGCCGGCGCCCTGGCTCTCCGGGGACTCGCGATCCACGCCCTGGGCGATGTCGGCGCTCTGCTTGTCGATGGACGAGATGACGGAGCAGGTCTCCCAGTCGAAGCCCATGTCGGAGTGGTTGTAGCCGATATCCTTGATGGTCTCGCGGACCACAGACGGGAAGTCTGCGTAGCCGGTCGTAGTGATCTCGCCGGCGATGAAGGCGAGGCCCGTGGTCACGAGGGTTTCGCAGGCGACGCGCGCATTCTTGTCCTGGCTCAGGATGACGTCGAGGATGGCGTCGGATATCTGGTCGGCCACCTTGTCGGGATGGCCTTCGGTAACGGATTCGGAAGTGAAGTGGTACTTTCCTTTGTTCGGAATCATGGGGTCTCCTCCCTAGATTTCTTGAGGCCCGGCATCTTCAGGGCCCCATTCATTTTGCCTTGCCGCACCTTCTCCGGGCTCAGAATGCCGCCGGACATGAGGAGCTTGAAGGATTCCTCCACGCTCATGTCCAGAGGTATAGCGTCCTCCTCCGGAACGATCAGGTAGAACCCCGTAGTGGGGTTCGGCGTCGAAGGCAAAAACACGTTGATGCATTTCTTTTCGGTTTTCTGCTGGACCTCGCCGGTGGCGACGCCGGTGACGTACGCCAGAGCGTAGATGCCGCGACGCGGATACTCCAGGAGCACCACACGCTTGAACTCCTTGGTGGAGGTGATCGTGATGGTTTCCAGTAGCTGCTTCACGGCAATGTAGATCCAATTCACAAAGGGGATTTTCGAAAGGAACCACTCCCAGAACTCGAGAAGTTTGCGGCCGACAAAGTTCCGAACAAGGAAACCGCTGAGGAACAGGACCATGAGCAGAAACACCAGCCCAAGCCCGGGAACGGGAAACGGCAGGACTTCGTCCGGCCGCCAAGCTTCCGGGAAAAAGTTCCAGACGCGGTCCACCCAGGTGACGAAGAGCCTCAGGAAGAAGATCGTCGCCATCAAGGGCACGAGAACCAGTAAGCCGGCGACGATGTTCACCTTGAAGGCGCTCTTCACTTCGTCGCTAAGCCGCTTGAACATGCGTTTGAGCATAAGGATTACTTCTCCGACACGAGCCGATCACTCGGATCGATACACAGGTTGTCAATGAGCCTGGCTTTTCCAAGACGCATAGCCACGGCAACCCGGCATGGGGCGTTGACTCGTGTCAGGAGGGCAAGGCTCTCGGGGTCAACGAACTCCAGATAATCCAACTCCCCGTCGGGGAGATTCTCCGTGTAATACGAAATGACATACTTCTTGAGGACATCAACATCCTGCTCGCCGCCCATCACCATATTGTGTGCGAGAACAAGCCCTTTGAACAATGCAGGGGCCTGTCTGCGCTCTCCTGAAGTGAGATAGGCATTGCGTGAGCTCTTGGCCAACCCATCCGGCTCGCGGACGATGGGCCTGCCGACAACCGTTGTCGGCAGCATCAGGTCACGCACCATACGACGGATCACGCTCAGCTGCTGGAAATCCTTCTCGCCGAATATAGCCATGGTTGGCATGGCGAGCACCAACAGCTTGGCGACGACGGTGGCGACACCGCGGAAGTGTGTGGGCCTGGTTGCGCCGCATAAGCCGGCGGCAAGGCCGGGCACCTCCACCCATGTGCCATGGTCAGTAGCGAACATCGATTCGGGCGCGGGCATGAAGAGAGCGTCCACGCCGGCATCACGCGCGAGTTGTGCATCGCGCTCTGCATCACGCGGGTAGGAGTCGAGATCCTCACTCGGCCCGAACTGTGTCGGATTCACGAAAAGACTCACCATGAGCTTGTCCGAGTTGGTCCGACCATGGTCCATAAGCGCAAGGTGTCCTTCATGAAAATAGCCCATGGTAGGGACGAGTGCTGTCTTCATGCCAGCGCAACGCCATTCGAAAGCGCGTGTCTGGAGCGCATGCGGATCGGTTATGATATCCATGGCTGTTCGTTTGGTATGAGTATGCCGAGTGAAGCGTTAGGGTCTACACGGGGTGGTAGTCCGTTGTCCAGAGAGTGAACCCGGCGCCCTCTGCGGCGCCGGGCATGCCTCCATGTTCCGGAAGTGTCCGAATATCCTAGTAGCGGTAGTGGTCCGGCTTGTACGGCCCTTCGACAGGCACGCCGATGTAGTCCGCCTGCTCCTTTGTGAGCTTCTCAAGCTTGACGCCGAGGCGTGCGAGGTGGAGTCCTGCGACCTCTTCGTCCAACTTCTTGGGCAGCACGAAGACCTTGTTCTCGTGATCCTTGGTGGCCAAATCGATTTGCGCGAGTACCTGGTTGGTGAAACTGGCGCTCATCACAAAGCTGGGGTGGCCGGTGGCGCAACCCAGGTTCACCAAGCGCCCCTCGGCGAGCACGATGATGGACCGGCCGGATTCAAGGGTCCACTTGTCCACCTGGGGCTTGATTTCATCGCGTTGGATCTTGGGGTTGTTTTCCAGGTAGACCATCTCGATCTCGTTGTCGAAATGGCCGATATTGCAGAGAATCGCCTCGTCTTTCATCTTCTCCATGTGGGTGCCGGTAACCACATGATAGTTGCCGGTGGCGGTAACAAAGATGTCGCCGACAGGGGCGGCTTCTTCCATGGTGGTCACTTCGAAGCCTTCCATGGCGGCCTGCAGCGCGCAGATGGGGTCGATCTCCGTGACCAGCACGCGGGCGCCAAAGCCGCGCATGGACTGGGCGCAGCCCTTGCCCACGTCGCCGTAGCCCACGACCACCACAACCTTGCCCGCCACCATGACGTCCGTGGCGCGCTTGATGCCGTCGGCCAGAGACTCCCGGCAGCCGTACAGGTTGTCGAACTTGGACTTGGTCACCGAATCGTTCACGTTGATGGCGGGAAAGAGCAGGGAGCCTTCCTTGGCCATCTGGTAGAGGCGATGCACGCCCGTGGTGGTTTCTTCGGAAACGCCGCGAATCTTCTCGGCCACGCGGGTCCAGCGCTTGGGATCCTTCTCGTAGCTTTTGGCCAGGCGCTCCATCACCAGCTGGAATTCCTTGTTGTCGTAGGTCTTTTCCAGCAGGGAAGGATCTTTCTCCACCTTGACGCCCTGGTGGATGAGCAGGGTGGCGTCGCCGCCGTCGTCCACAATGAGGTCCGGCCCGGAGCCGTCAGGCCAGGTGAGAGCCATCTCGGTGCACCACCAGTACTCTTCCAAAGTTTCGCCCTTCCAGGCAAAGACCTTGGCGGTGCCGGCTTCGGCGATGGCTGCCGCGGCATGATCCTGCGTGGAGAAGATGTTGCAGGACGCCCAGCGGATGTCGGCGCCGAGTTCATACAAGGTCTCGATGAGCATCGCGGTCTGGATGGTCATGTGCAGGCTTCCGGTGACCTTCAGGCCCTTGAGGGGCTTTTCGGCGCCGTACTTTTTGCGGAGCTCCATGAGACCGGGCATCTCATTCTCGGAGAGCTGCATTTCCTTGCGACCCCATGCGGCCTGGGAAAGGTCCGCGACCTTGTGGTCGAGGCTCAGGTCGATTTCGGGGGCTGTTGATTTGAGCATGCTTCCTCCAATTCGATTCAGCGTTTGCGAGTTTTCAAAAGGCGGACGAGAAGACCTTCGTTGACTGGGAACTCGGTCGACTCCTCCACATCGAATCCATAATCGTCGAGCCAGGAGTCCATTTCCTCCCGCTCGAAACCAAGCCAGCGATCGCCATAGCGCGAACGCATGGTCTCACGCTGGTGTTTAACGTAATCGGCAATGATGAACACACCGCCATTCTTGAGGATTCGCGCCGCCTCCGCCACGCCGCGGCGGGGTTCGCTCAAATGGTGGAACACAAGACTGGTAACAACGCAGTCCGCTTCGGCGTCCCGCACGGGCAGGTGTTCCAAAGCGCCGATACGCAGAGAAACTTTTGCGCCGTTGTCGGGTATCCTGTGCTTTGCGGTGTCCAGCATCTTGGACGACGAATCCACGCCGATAACGTAATCGGATTTCATGCGCAGCACATCCAGCAAGCGACCTGTGCCGCATCCCAGGTCCACGGACGTGCCGCAGCCGGGCAACCGCTTCTCGATTTCACTCGAAAGATCGAGGTCGCCGAGGATCTCGCGGGACAGCTTGTCCCACTTGTCCGATATTGCGTCGAAGAAACGGGTAGTGGCTTTGGTGCGATCTTCAAGCGCGCGGGCAGCTGCCGCGAGGTCGGACTGCTCGGCCTCGGCATCCGGAAAAAGCTGGCGGAGAGTTTCCACGAACCTCATGGACGGGCTGTCGTGCGCAGCAGTGTAGAAGACCCACAGACCATCCCGCCGCGATGAGACCAGTCCATTATCTGCCAGTATTTTCAGGTGTCGGGAAATACGCGACTGCCCCATGCCGAGCACGGCCACGAGCTCGTTCACGTTGAGCTCGTAGTCAGACAGTACTCTGACAAGGCGCAGCCGAGTTTCATCGGCCAGCGCCTTGCAAAGGGGCAAGGCGGTCAGCATGAATGCGATTCCTGGGTTGAGCTTGGCGATTCGTTGCGCCGTTGAATGCATGAATCAAGATATCTTGATGTAGGTATGTATAGACCCAGAGCCAGACTGTCAAGTCCATGCACCGATAAGTTGATCCTTTGTCAGTCCGGGGAAATATCTGTATGCTGGAGCAGCATGACTTGACCGTTCCCTGAATATATTGGTATGAGCGACAACTTTTCGTCTGGGCGTACGCGTCTTGGATGACGAGGGGGCCCGGCCATGGACCGAATCGGACGCACACTGCCGCGTTTTTTGCGCACCGGCCTGGGAGCCGACCTGCCCTTCCGCCTTGTTTTGTTGTGGCGGCACTGGGACGAGATCGTAGGCGAAGAAGTCGCGTCACTCGGCCGGCCCCTCGGCAGGCGAAAAACCACCCTGAGGATAGGCGTCGAGGACGTCATGGCCATGCAGGAGCTTACATTCCATGCGCCGGCAATACTCGAAGCGGTCCATGGATACCTGGAAGAGCCTGTATTCGAAACAGTGCAGGGTGAATTGTTGGGAGACCGCCACGGCCTTGATGCCGAGCGGCTGGATATCCCTGACGAGGGGAAACCTATCAGGCCAACCAAGCTCGGTGGGTTGATGGACCGGTTCGAAGCGAACCCAACGATTGCGGAAAGTTACCGCAAGTACGTGGAATTTTTTAAAGAGCAAGAAAGCGGTAAGAACAACCGCAACTCGGAGGAAGACCATGAGTGAAGAGCAAAAAGATCAGGAAGTGACGGAAGAAACCACGGCCGAGGCTCCCGCGGCTGAAAGGATCGCCGAGGCTGCCCCTGCCGAGGAAAAGAAGTCAGAGGGAGAAGGTTCCCTGGATAGCTTGGGCCTGAGCAAGCCCCTGGATAAGATGACCGCCAAGGAGCTGCGTGAGCTGGTCATCGAGAAGATTCCGCAAATCACTGGCGCTTCCGGCATGTCCAAGGAAGAGCTGGTCGCCGCCATCAAAGATGTCTTCGGCATTGTCGAGGGAGAAGGCGCCGTCTCCCCCTACAAGAAGCAGATCACCAGCATGAAGAAAGATATGGCCGGCCTCCGCGAAGAGCGCCTGAAGGCATCCTCCCGCAAGGAGCGCGAGATCCTTCGCAAGAAGATCAATAAGCTGAAAAAGCGTTCGCGCCGTCTCGCCCGCGCGGTATAGCAAACGAATCGTCGCGGAGTCATGCGCTGTTGCAGGTATTCGAGTGATATGGCATAGGGCTGCTCTGGGGAAATGCTGATCGATTTTTGAGGATTGGCAGGGATTGGAAAAAAGTTGGGCCGAGTGGCTGGAAATGGTTGACAGGTCCTTTCCGGCTTATATATAGACTTCGTTCTTGCGCGCTGGGGGATCGTCTAGCGGCAGGACGACGGGTTCTGGCCCCGTTAACCTAGGTTCGAATCCTAGTCCCCCAGCCACATAGAGACGTCCTGCGTCCCCATCGTCTAGCCTGGTCCAGGACACCGGCCTTTCACGCCGGCGACAGGGGTTCAAATCCCCTTGGGGACGCCAAAGATTCTGCATGGTTAGGGTCTCCCTAATCGTTTGGTCGGTGCTGGTTACACCGGCCGGTTATACTGAAGCCTCTGCTGCTCTAACAGCGGGGGCTTCTTCTTTTGGTGCGAAGGGAATCACCTTCGCGGGGCCTTCGGTCCTGGTCACGGCTTCAAGGAGCTGGTCGAGGTCGAGACCGCACGCCTTGAGATACCGCTCTGTTGTGGCTGCGCTCTCATGCCGCAACCACTTCTGAATGTCGTGCAGTCGCAGACCTTGCTTGTACAGGTCCACAGCACGGCGATGCCGAATTGCATGGAATCCGAAGTACGGCTCAACTTTCGCCCGTTTGCACAAGCGCTTCATGAACTTGGAGCGCTCTTTATACGGCGTGCCGGGCACATGGTACTCGTGCGGCGAATCGTCCAGGACCATGAAGACATTCTCCACCTGGTAGGGGCGATGTTCCCACCACCAGACCAGGGCCTTGCGGAGTTCTGGCACTATGGGGAGCCAGCTCTCTTTCAGCCTGGAGTTCTTCGTCTTCCTGGTCGTGAGTCGCACGCGGTTTTCTTTGAAGTCCACGTCGCGCCAGGTCAGCCGGAACACTTCGCCGCGCCGCGCTGCCGTGTAGTACATGAAGGTCAGCATGACGCGATCCTGCCCGGTTGATTCCTGGTAGACTGTCCAGAAGTCGTCTTCGGGCGGCACATATCGCGGCTGCGGCTCTTCAGGGTACTTGTCCACAGCGCGAAAGGGGTTCGCTGTTTGGGGAAAGTCGCGTATGAACTTGCTGCCCCAGTCCCACGCTTGAGCGAGGTTTCCGCGTGCCGTATTGGCAACTCCACCGCCTCGTTCCTCGAAGAGTAGGTCGAGAAAATCAATCGCCGTGGTGGGGTCGATCTCTTCAACTGGCACATCCCCCACATGGGGAGCCAGGTACTTGAAGGCGCGGCGCTTCTCGTCATAGGTCTTTTCACTGGACCTTGCCTTGACGTGATCCAGGTACTTGATGGCCCATGCTGAACAGGTCACGGATACCGTGGTCGTCGGGTTCTTGAGCTTGTCTTCCCGCGTATTCACTTCCCAGGTTGCGGCCTTGCGCCACTCCGGGCCGTGCTTTTCCCCGGTCCCGAACAGCTTTGTTGCCACTATCCGGCCGTCGATCTTCACCGTACCTTGCCACCGGTTCCCCCGGTCCTTGCGTATGGTCGGCATGTTCGTCTTCCTCCATCTCGGGGGAGCCTAACACTCGATTTTCAAAGAACCTCAGGCAGCGGCCAATCCAGCGCCCACCTAGGGTGCGATAATGCCGCCGGACGGTTCGCACGTCTACTCGAAGAAATTCAGCAACCTCGTGATCGGTGAGCACGCGGCCATGTTTCTGTTCGAGTTCGCTCACTACTAAACCTCCACCGCCTGGTTGCCTTCGGGGAGAGGGTTCCAGCCCTCCAGCTCCCGAACCTCGTTCACGGTCAGGATGCCATTCTTGACGGCGATCTCATGGCCGCGCCAGCGGGCGTCATGGTCTCCACGCAGGAAGCCGGAGAGGTCGAACTCCAGCCGGTGCGTGTCGCGTGTCGCTGCGGAGAACACGCTCCTTGTGAACGCCGCCTCGATCTTCCGGCACCATGGCGCGACGGTGAACATCGCGAACCACCGGCCGGCGGTCTCGCTGTTCGTGAAGGTGTTGTTGCTGTAGTCCTGTACCAGCGGCGGCGGCACCTGGAATATGCGGCACATTTCTTCCACGGAGAACTTGCGCGAGCCCAGCAATTCGGCGTCCTCGGGCGTCATGGTCATTTGCTGCCATTCAAGGCCCTGATCCAAGAGAAAGAACTTGCCGCGATTGGATGCGCCGGCGTGCATTTGCTCGATCTGCTGGCGAAGATGCTTGCGGGCGTCCTCGGGTAGTTTGCCGTCCAGCTTGAACGCACCGGAAGGGTTCAGGCCATTGCGGTGCAGCGCATTGGCGGCTTCCTGTACGGCAAGGCCACCTTCCACAGCGCCAGCCGCTCTGTGGAGTCGTGCGCGTCCTATCAATCCATCGTCGGTGCGGTCCCGGAGGTGCAAGACCTCGTGTTCCAGAAGGCGGCGCATCTTGCCTTGCCCGCCGTATATGCTGGTCATCTCGGTTACGTCGTAGGCCAGCTTGCCGGCCGGGAGCATCTGCACAGAGACCCACTGCCACGGGATAGGCTTCAGGGCCGCCACCCGGCCGGCACCGTCGGTCACGATCTCAGCGAGGGCATTACCCCGGAGAAGGACCTCAGCAATCAGCCATTCCACGAAGTCAGGCCACGATTGATGCTCGTTCACACCGCGCCGGATGAGCTTTGACAGCGGGTGTCTTTCGTCCACGTCGCGGCCGTTCTCGGTCTCCCTGTAGACGTATGCCTGGATCGAGGCCGCTGCCGTCGCTATGACATTCGTACAGGCCAGGACCACACTCAGGTTCTCAGCGATCCGCGAGGTTACAATGGCACCTGTGGCCGTGTTCATGCCGGAGAGTGCGCTCCACGAGGGATCCACGGCGCGGGTCTCTTTCTTGCGGAACAAGTCTAAAATTTTCATACGGTCTCCAGGTAGAGCTTGGCGATATTGAGGCGCGGTGTCTTGGCGCGGGCTTGCACTACAGTGCCGTCATAGGCCGGCCATGCGGACACCACAGAGATTTCATGCAGGGTCACGGCGCGGAGTTCGCGGCGGTTGCCGGTCCAGCGCTCGCCACCTTCGGGCACGGAGAACCCAAAGGACATGCCGCCCAGGTCGCCACGTTCGGCCAGGGCCAGTACATCGCGGCCGGGCTGGGTGTCGGGGATCGCCAGCTCGAAGTGTAGCCCGTGGCTGTCCTCTGCCAGGCGCAAGCTGCCGCTCCGGGTCCGGGCGAGAAGCCGCGTGGGGTCGTGATCCACCAGGGCGAGAATGTCCCGGCCGGTGAGGGAGCCGGAAAAAGCGCCGGGGGCGATGATCTCCACGAAGTGGGCAATCCGCGCCTCATGGTTGAAGGTAGCGGCGTAGCCTTCCAGCTTGCGGCCTTTAGCCCTGTATTCTGTAACGTACCGTTGTTCCATTGTTTCTCTCTGTTGTGGCTGCTCATCGGGCCGGGAGCGCCACCTCCCGACGACTACCAGACTCGCTCTGGCAGTTTCGCTTTAGATGGCGAGTTGTCCGGCGGCGAAACTCTCCGGGTGTCTCACTGTCACGTCCATGGTCAGCATGGCGCGGACCAGCACGTTGCCCTTGCTGTACGCTGTGGACTCATACGGGTTCACGAGAAGATCGAACGCGGACCAGTAGCCCAAGAGCAGGTCGGACCAGTCGCCAAAAATGATGGCGTGTTCATTGGTCCCGATCCCGAGATTCGAGGGCACCAAGTTGGAAACGGCCACCGGATAGCCAGCGAGGTGTCGCGGTCCTTCCATCAGGTAGTCCGCACTCACGGCCACGTCGGTTCCGTCCACCTCTTTCGGCGTGGAGCGCATCAGCTTGACCATGCTCGGGGTCGTGGCGAAAGCGCCGCCGTTGGCGTTGTCCAGCTCCAGGGCCTCGACGAACTCCAGAACCTTGGCCCAGGTCACGCCGCCGGAGAGGTCTACCGAGGATATGCCGGCGGTTTCCAGAACGCCCGTGGGCTCATTCGCACCGCCACCCTGGATGGCGACGCGATCCACGGCGCGGGCAAGCACCTTGGCGAAGTCGTCACGGACCAGGGCTTCGATGTCCGGAGAGGTCTGGAGCAGCATGTTACGGCTGAACTCGGTCATCGCGCCGGCGTGCTTCGGGCTCATCTGCACCTTGCGGAACTGCATGTCAGAAGCGGAGAGAGCGGTATTTTCAGCCACCCACCCGGCGGTTGCGGAACTCTTGAGGCCGGGAATATCCACGTTGCCTTGCAGACCGTTCAGCACGCGGGCACCCAGGCCACGCACGATGAGTGCGGCGCGAAGGGTGTCAATGAACTGGTTGCCGTAGTAGTCCGTGGCAATGAGGTTCGAGCCAGGGCCTTCAGCGGGGGCAGTCGAGGTCATGACGCGCTTTTCAAACACATTCAGCGGCACCATGACGCCTTGTGCCTTCTGTCCGCTGCGGCGCTGGAGTTCCTGCGAAAGCTCGCGCTCCCGGCCGTCATCCACGTTCATGCCGGCGGCTCCGGCGATGGCCTTGACCAGG contains these protein-coding regions:
- a CDS encoding MotE family protein; its protein translation is MTLILLTVFIKVMVMAAMVVDAPLLNLDGAVRYAALIAQGEPAMCEEVPLNQGVSGQQYVKGCITRDSLFVSYAYAASPAYAQEAPTTDSAPAQPADSPDRQALREQQAALEQKELELKQLEQELNAKLTRMQELEAKLTRMLEQANEVSDQKMRHLIDVYSNMKAKQAAQVLETLDEGIAVKILAGMRGRQAGEILTFVEAKKAARLSEKLTRMQVPFQ
- the truA gene encoding tRNA pseudouridine(38-40) synthase TruA; its protein translation is MQRLRLTLAYTGKRFQGWQIQERVPGAGTGTNPRTVQGVVEEAFAKILGGPEFAPRVHGAGRTDSGVHAVGQVAHVDVPERARPMDWQLALNGVLPRDVSVVDVEVADSNFHARFDAQRKIYTYTLWHSRRFVLPHRRGFVWMVDSLDTDAMRKAASLFIGEHDFAAFTNAGTVTKTTVREVLAIEPVACAPAEHIPGAPQWPEEIWRFEAQGFLKQMVRNLMGCLVAVGRGKLGMTDVKCILNGKDRTQAPMTAPAQGLTLLKIFYPGD
- the metK gene encoding methionine adenosyltransferase, with the protein product MIPNKGKYHFTSESVTEGHPDKVADQISDAILDVILSQDKNARVACETLVTTGLAFIAGEITTTGYADFPSVVRETIKDIGYNHSDMGFDWETCSVISSIDKQSADIAQGVDRESPESQGAGDQGMMFGFASNETDTFMPAPIYWAHKLSRRLTYVRKEGILDFLRPDGKTEVSFIYEDGIPKKVDTVVVATQHSENVTHSDLVDAVHEEVIKKTIPAEYIDKDTRIFINTTGRFVIGGPMGDCGLTGRKIIQDTYGGMGNHGGGAFSGKDPSKVDRSAAYMARYVAKNVVAAGLAPRCEVQIAYVIGVAEPVSVLVTSLGSSEIPDDVLTNAVNQVFDLRPYFITQRLNLLRPIYKKTACYGHFGRKDPDFTWEKTDAVDDLRTAAKV
- a CDS encoding DUF502 domain-containing protein translates to MLKRMFKRLSDEVKSAFKVNIVAGLLVLVPLMATIFFLRLFVTWVDRVWNFFPEAWRPDEVLPFPVPGLGLVFLLMVLFLSGFLVRNFVGRKLLEFWEWFLSKIPFVNWIYIAVKQLLETITITSTKEFKRVVLLEYPRRGIYALAYVTGVATGEVQQKTEKKCINVFLPSTPNPTTGFYLIVPEEDAIPLDMSVEESFKLLMSGGILSPEKVRQGKMNGALKMPGLKKSREETP
- the panC gene encoding pantoate--beta-alanine ligase; this encodes MDIITDPHALQTRAFEWRCAGMKTALVPTMGYFHEGHLALMDHGRTNSDKLMVSLFVNPTQFGPSEDLDSYPRDAERDAQLARDAGVDALFMPAPESMFATDHGTWVEVPGLAAGLCGATRPTHFRGVATVVAKLLVLAMPTMAIFGEKDFQQLSVIRRMVRDLMLPTTVVGRPIVREPDGLAKSSRNAYLTSGERRQAPALFKGLVLAHNMVMGGEQDVDVLKKYVISYYTENLPDGELDYLEFVDPESLALLTRVNAPCRVAVAMRLGKARLIDNLCIDPSDRLVSEK
- the ahcY gene encoding adenosylhomocysteinase, whose translation is MLKSTAPEIDLSLDHKVADLSQAAWGRKEMQLSENEMPGLMELRKKYGAEKPLKGLKVTGSLHMTIQTAMLIETLYELGADIRWASCNIFSTQDHAAAAIAEAGTAKVFAWKGETLEEYWWCTEMALTWPDGSGPDLIVDDGGDATLLIHQGVKVEKDPSLLEKTYDNKEFQLVMERLAKSYEKDPKRWTRVAEKIRGVSEETTTGVHRLYQMAKEGSLLFPAINVNDSVTKSKFDNLYGCRESLADGIKRATDVMVAGKVVVVVGYGDVGKGCAQSMRGFGARVLVTEIDPICALQAAMEGFEVTTMEEAAPVGDIFVTATGNYHVVTGTHMEKMKDEAILCNIGHFDNEIEMVYLENNPKIQRDEIKPQVDKWTLESGRSIIVLAEGRLVNLGCATGHPSFVMSASFTNQVLAQIDLATKDHENKVFVLPKKLDEEVAGLHLARLGVKLEKLTKEQADYIGVPVEGPYKPDHYRY
- a CDS encoding ArsR/SmtB family transcription factor, coding for MLTALPLCKALADETRLRLVRVLSDYELNVNELVAVLGMGQSRISRHLKILADNGLVSSRRDGLWVFYTAAHDSPSMRFVETLRQLFPDAEAEQSDLAAAARALEDRTKATTRFFDAISDKWDKLSREILGDLDLSSEIEKRLPGCGTSVDLGCGTGRLLDVLRMKSDYVIGVDSSSKMLDTAKHRIPDNGAKVSLRIGALEHLPVRDAEADCVVTSLVFHHLSEPRRGVAEAARILKNGGVFIIADYVKHQRETMRSRYGDRWLGFEREEMDSWLDDYGFDVEESTEFPVNEGLLVRLLKTRKR
- a CDS encoding DUF721 domain-containing protein, coding for MDRIGRTLPRFLRTGLGADLPFRLVLLWRHWDEIVGEEVASLGRPLGRRKTTLRIGVEDVMAMQELTFHAPAILEAVHGYLEEPVFETVQGELLGDRHGLDAERLDIPDEGKPIRPTKLGGLMDRFEANPTIAESYRKYVEFFKEQESGKNNRNSEEDHE